Sequence from the Fusarium oxysporum Fo47 chromosome VI, complete sequence genome:
GAGGGCCGAGGTTCTGACTGTGCTCGTCCTGGTAGCGTGGGTTCATAGTACTGCGACCAAGAATATTACTGCCAATTAAATCGTGAGTCTTGTTGAGGTCGAGGTTACAGTAGTCgttattttattattctgTGCTCTGCTTACTGGTATTTTCAACAGTGTTCGTGTCCGACGTGTAGATGCAATGAGTGGGAAACATGAAGGAATGGAATCTGGAGTGTCATGAATTATTAGGAAAGGGAGCCACGGTGACGGGTCGAGGCTAAAGCCGAGATATATCTATGACAGCGGGAAGTCTTTCTAGCTATAGAGTCAAATGATAAAATTCTCCTTTATGAGATTCAATGATGATACAATGTCCAAGTTGTGAGCTAGATGTGTTACTGGCAGTTGAGgcctgtggctgagagcttatattCACCACGGAGAACTTGGAGACTCAATGACCATGAGGCTGCTTTGTAATTTGTGGCTGGCCATGAGAACCCTAAACAACAACACCCGCTGAGTTTGCGGccagcttgaccttgacatcGCCTTGCCTGTCAAGATTAACTACTTCTTTCCCTATAAATTACAATGAAACTACACCATGAAAAaagatttttttttttttatttttcttttttttttctttttcgttttTGACACTAATCAAGTCCTTCAAAGATGTCTATCTCCATGTCTTCCCTCATGGCTACGCCGGGAATCGAACCCAGAATCTTCCGATCCACTCTCGGACGCCTTGCCATTGGGCCACGCAACCTGCATCTCACCTCTGGCGAGCGAAAATTCGACTCGACTGCTCCGGAGTGGCGAGACAGCCAATCAGTGCCGATCCTTCCGAAGGATTCAAAATCCTGTGCCTTTCCAGTTGAGATCTTGGGGATGATATTGGGTGATTCGTTTGACAAGGAGGGTAAGCAGCGGGGTTGCATGCGTAGTGCTTATTCTTGTGACTTTTCGCATCAACCAAGTCCGAGTCCGAAGGTATTGGACTAAGTATATAAATCGACAATATCTCGTCTTTTATTCTGCAAGGCTCGCATCAGGTAATATCAGTGTTGATATTGCGATTTTAGTATGGCTTCAAATCAGAACCCTGTCCGCATTGCTATGCGCGATAAGCACTACAATGAACGCTCCGAGATTCAGAATGCGGCTATGAAAGCTGGTCTTGACTTGATCCCCAACTTTTCAGACAGTAAGCAAGATCCTAATGGTCTTTTCATACTGGCTAAACCGATGGTGACTTCTGGTAGGAGACAATTTGGTAGTCGTTGATTATGGAACCGCCCAGGGTGCCAACTCGTGAGCCTCAAACCCCAACTTTACAATTACTCACTCACTGACGCCCCCAAGCATCGAACCTGTGAAGAAAGCCATCTCAACCTTGCCGGATGGCGCCATTGCTTCTCTCATCTTCGAAGATACCCCATTCAACGACTTTGGAACCTTGGCAAAGACTGTCTTGGACAACTTTAGCAACGAAGACAGCAAAATTCAGATCGTTCCAAGTCTTGTTCCACTGGGATTCTATCAGCAGGTCGTCCCAACCAACCAAGCCGACATTGGTTTCTCCTGGTCTTCTTTCAATTACCTCGAAAATATTCCTTCCGTTAGTCTTGATGCAACAGCATCGCCAGCTGAATTCGCAGTTGCTCGTCACAAGGCACTCGCTGCAGCAGGGCACAGAGACCTCATCAAGCTACTGAAGCTTAGGGCCAAGGAGACTCGAAGTGGAGGATATCTTATTGCAGCGATAGGAGGCCAGGCACCTGAAGGGGAGAGTACGCCTTCGAAGCCAGGTTCTCAAGTCCTTCAAGCTGGGTTGATGCGCAT
This genomic interval carries:
- a CDS encoding S-adenosyl-L-methionine-dependent methyltransferase, whose product is MASNQNPVRIAMRDKHYNERSEIQNAAMKAGLDLIPNFSDRDNLVVVDYGTAQGANSIEPVKKAISTLPDGAIASLIFEDTPFNDFGTLAKTVLDNFSNEDSKIQIVPSLVPLGFYQQVVPTNQADIGFSWSSFNYLENIPSVSLDATASPAEFAVARHKALAAAGHRDLIKLLKLRAKETRSGGYLIAAIGGQAPEGESTPSKPGSQVLQAGLMRMVGEGKLSLPELMQMAIFPSHERTPKEVQAALEDEAVAPLWEVESLEPKLIVQPAWQVYQDKAKANESEKDEALKEYARVAINNVVSASGWFWVDVLKRSRGQDWDGGEAFLEEFINITVEEFITKFADFKLEIWYNYIKLKRTDKKA